CTGTCGACCGGCCTCGGCGACGAGGGCGGCTTCGCCCCGAACCTGGACTCCAACCGCGCCGCGCTCGACCTCATCCTCGAGGCCATCAAGCAGGCCGGTTACGTCCCCGGCGAGCAGATCGCGCTCGCCCTCGACGTCGCCGCGTCCGAGTTCTACAAGGACGGCAAGTACTCCTTCGAGGGCAAGGACCGCTCGGCCGCCGAGATGACCGAGTACTACGAGGAGCTCGTCGCCTCGTACCCGCTCGTCTCCATCGAGGACCCGCTGTTCGAGGACGACTGGGCCGGCTGGAACGTCATCACCGAGAAGCTCGGCGACAAGGTGCAGCTCGTCGGCGACGACCTGTTCGTCACCAACCCCGAGCGCCTGGCCCGTGGCATCGAGGAGAACTCGGCCAACGCCCTGCTCGTCAAGGTCAACCAGATCGGTTCGCTGACCGAGACCCTGGACGCCGTCGAGATGGCCCAGCGCAGCGGCTTCAAGTGCATGATGTCGCACCGCTCCGGCGAGACCGAGGACGTCACCATCGCCGACCTCGCCGTCGCCACCAACTGCGGCCAGATCAAGACCGGCGCCCCGGCCCGCTCCGAGCGCGTCGCCAAGTACAACCAGCTCCTGCGCATCGAGGAGATCCTCGACGACGCGGCGGTCTACGCCGGTCGCTCGGCCTTCCCGCGCTTCAAGGGCTGAGCTTCGAGCGCTGGTGAGCAGGCAGCTCGCTGAGCAGCCAGCTCTCCCAGGCACGTGGTTACCTACGTCCCCGCATGCGGTCCCGTACCGTGTGCGGGGACGTACGTACGTGTAAGCGCTGCTCAGCTCTGGGGAGGCGGAACCATGGCCAAGGCCGGGACCAAGGACCGGTTCTCCACCGCGACCCGCCTGCGGCTGCTCGGCGAGCAGACCGCCGAGCGGGTCTACCGCTCCCAGACCAAGCGCCAGGCGCGCCGCTCCCGGCTCACCGGCCGCGCCGCGCTCCTCGCGCTCGTGCTCTGCTCCCTGGTCGTCGCCCTGGCGTACCCGATGCGGCAGTACGTGTCGCAGCGCGCCGAGATCGACGACCTGCGCCGGCAGCAGGCCGAGCACCGGGCGGACGTCGAGAAGCTGCGCGACGAGAAGGCCCGCTGGCAGGACGACGCGTACGCGGAGCAGCGCGTCCGGGACCGCCTGCACTACGTGATGCCCGGCGAGACCGGCTTCACGGTGATCGACCCCGCGGCGAGCAAGAGCCGCCGC
The window above is part of the Streptomyces venezuelae genome. Proteins encoded here:
- the eno gene encoding phosphopyruvate hydratase yields the protein MPSIDVVVAREILDSRGNPTVEVEVGLDDGSTGRAAVPSGASTGAFEAIELRDGDPNRYQGKGVEKAVLAVIEQIGPELVGYDATEQRLIDQAMFDLDATDNKGSLGANAILGVSLAVAHAASEASDLPLFRYLGGPNAHLLPVPMMNILNGGSHADSNVDIQEFMIAPIGAESFSEALRWGTEVYHTLKKVLKDKGLSTGLGDEGGFAPNLDSNRAALDLILEAIKQAGYVPGEQIALALDVAASEFYKDGKYSFEGKDRSAAEMTEYYEELVASYPLVSIEDPLFEDDWAGWNVITEKLGDKVQLVGDDLFVTNPERLARGIEENSANALLVKVNQIGSLTETLDAVEMAQRSGFKCMMSHRSGETEDVTIADLAVATNCGQIKTGAPARSERVAKYNQLLRIEEILDDAAVYAGRSAFPRFKG
- a CDS encoding FtsB family cell division protein, encoding MAKAGTKDRFSTATRLRLLGEQTAERVYRSQTKRQARRSRLTGRAALLALVLCSLVVALAYPMRQYVSQRAEIDDLRRQQAEHRADVEKLRDEKARWQDDAYAEQRVRDRLHYVMPGETGFTVIDPAASKSRRTDQGAATRPWYSNVWDGVDKADRPDD